In Ipomoea triloba cultivar NCNSP0323 chromosome 7, ASM357664v1, a single genomic region encodes these proteins:
- the LOC116024570 gene encoding histidine kinase 5, with the protein MVSEMENAHTEEMDIEVLSSMWPEDINEAGKQFNIEQPGADLDMLEEVTINEEATTIVDFQRLMELTDYSDKGSSQLAYLVKNWEYKQANAVRLLREELDYLSKQQQESELKKLEILEQHRFEEERYGGDKRPVSILDEDLKYIYQDIPRRKKDVVVQHEKLEIEAEYDSIIYWKQRALHLQKLLAASIERENVLLEKLQESIEKLERQSSPVEELSQVLKRADNYLHFVLQTAPIVIGHQDKELRYRFIYNHFPSLREEDIIGKTDVEIFSGSGVKESQDFKKEVLERGLPAKREITFETELFGSKTFLIYVEPVFSKAGETIGVNYMGMEVTDQVRKREKMAKLREEIAVQKAKETELNRTIHITEETMRAKQMLATMSHEIRSPLSGVVSMTEILATTKLEKDQRQLVNVMLSSGDLVLQLINDILDLSKVESGVMKLEATKFRPREVVKHVLQTAAASLQKLLTLEGFVAEDVPTEVIGDVLRIRQILTNLISNAIKFTHEGKVGIKLYVVPEPSLGAKQGSHQKQSLDSLKSSSNNWKEDRCLSASHGKHDRTASFSYKDGEGTFENQMHKDGSNHSVSSGALDEDLDAHPDQEEKTVWICCDVYDTGIGIPENALPTLFKKYMQVGADTARKYGGTGLGLAICKQLVELMGGHLTVSSKEHHGSTFTFVLPHKVSPLCESSDENDEMSDMGSHDTSTDANEDDANSGFFQFQPRTLGSLFSSHGSGRAQKLSPNTFGFNTLHSCNGLPKNSYTFPANSVMLKDMGSVEDACSVIDVDILSDPESSFRQSSHSDNPSTLERDKHAHSGSNGQCHHHSSYSTDSTSTRKDEDVKTAVQEKRQPEGNSPCSSGNNQEVSKSAPKPRILLVEDNKINVMVTQSMMKQLGHQIDIVNNGIEAVRAVQRSSYDLILMDVCMPVMDGLQATRLIRSFEETGNWDAARTAGVEEVPSSSLSLKRSDSKSSNGRIPIIAMTANALSESADECFANGMDSFVSKPVTFQKLKECLQQYLPQRHRL; encoded by the exons ATGGTATCTGAGATGGAGAATGCTCATACTGAAGAAATGGACATTGAAGTCCTGTCTTCAATGTGGCCCGAAGATATTAATGAAGCGGGAAAACAGTTCAATATTGAACAGCCGGGAGCAGACCTAGATATGCTGGAGGAGGTTACAATAAATGAGGAGGCGACGACTATAGTTGATTTCCAACGTCTCATGGAGCTTACGGACTATAGTGACAAAGGCTCTTCTCAGTTGGCATACTTGGTAAAGAATTGGGAGTATAAGCAGGCAAATGCTGTACGGTTGCTGAGAGAAGAGCTTGACTATCTTAGCAAGCAGCAGCAAGAATCCGAGCTCAAAAAATTGGAGATACTGGAGCAACATCGATTCGAGGAAGAAAGATACGGGGGTGATAAGCGTCCTGTTTCCATATTGGATGAGGATTTAAAATACATCTATCAAGATATCCCGAGGAGGAAAAAAGATGTGGTAGTTCAACATGAAAAGCTAGAAATAGAGGCCGAGTATGATAGCATCATATACTGGAAGCAGCGGGCCTTGCATTTACAAAAACTGTTGGCAGCAAGCATTGAGCGGGAGAATGTACTACTTGAAAAactgcaagaaagcatagagaagcttgaacGGCAGTCCTCCCCTGTTGAAGAACTATCGCAGGTTTTAAAGCGAGCAGATAACTATTTGCATTTTGTTCTTCAGACTGCACCTATTGTCATTGGTCACCAG GATAAGGAGCTGCGCTATCGGTTCATCTATAATCATTTCCCAAGTTTGCGTGAGGAG GATATAATAGGCAAGACAGATGTGGAGATTTTTTCCGGGTCTGGTGTAAAGGAGTCCCAAGATTTCAAAAAGGAAGTTTTGGAACGTGGGTTGCCTGCAAAACGGGAGATTACCTTTGAGACAGAACTATTTGGATcgaaaacatttttaatatatgtcgAACCAGTATTCAGCAAGGCCGGGGAGACTATTGGTGTAAATTATATGGGGATGGAAGTAACTGATCAG GTTCGAAAACGAGAAAAGATGGCAAAGCTTCGCGAGGAGATAGCTGTACAAAAGGCCAAGGAAACCGAACTTAACAGAACAATCCACATAACAG AGGAAACAATGCGGGCAAAACAAATGCTTGCAACCATGTCCCATGAGATAAGATCTCCTTTGTCTGGTGTTGTAAGCATGACCGAAATTCTTGCCACCACTAAACTAGAAAAGGATCAACGCCAACTTGTAAATGTCATGTTGTCTTCGGGTGATTTGGTTCTCCAACTGATAAATGACATCCTTGATCTTTCCAAAGTTGAGTCAG GGGTAATGAAATTGGAAGCTACGAAGTTCAGGCCAAGAGAGGTAGTAAAACATGTGCTGCAAACCGCAGCTGCATCACTGCAGAAACTACTGACCTTAGAAGGTTTTGTCGCAGAGGATGTCCCAACAGAG GTCATTGGAGATGTTCTTAGAATTCGCCAAATTCTCACCAATTTGATCAG CAATGCAATAAAATTCACTCATGAAGGAAAAGTCGGTATAAAACTGTATGTGGTTCCCGAGCCATCTTTGGGCGCAAAACAGGGATCTCATCAGAAGCAATCTTTAGATTCCCTGAAAAGTTCGTCAAACAATTGGAAAGAGGATAGGTGTTTGTCAGCGTCTCATGGGAAGCATGACCGAACGGCCTCTTTTAGTTATAAGGATGGAGAAGGAACTTTCGAAAATCAGATGCATAAAGATGGGTCCAACCATTCAGTAAGCAGTGGGGCTTTGGATGAGGATTTAGACGCCCATCCTGATCAAGAGGAAAAAACTGTGTGGATATGCTGCGACGTTTATGATACCGGGATTGGCATACCTG AAAACGCTTTGCCCACTTTGTTTAAAAAGTACATGCAAGTCGGTGCAGATACAGCTCGAAAATATGGCGGGACTGGACTAGGCTTAGCAATCTGCAAGCAGCTG GTTGAGCTCATGGGTGGCCATCTCACGGTGTCCAGCAAAGAACACCACGGTTCTACTTTCACGTTTGTTTTACCGCACAAGGTTTCACCGTTGTGTGAAAGTTCTGATGAGAACGATGAAATGTCTGATATGGGTAGTCATGACACCTCAACTGATGCAAATGAAGACGATGCAAATTCTGGCTTCTTCCAGTTCCAACCGCGTACTTTGGGTTCTTTATTTTCTTCCCACGGTTCTGGAAGAGCCCAAAAGCTGTCACCGAATACTTTTGGGTTTAATACTTTGCATAGTTGCAATGGATTGCCAAAGAACTCGTACACTTTCCCCGCTAATAGCGTTATGCTGAAAGATATGGGATCGGTAGAAGATGCCTGTTCGGTCATAGATGTTGACATATTGTCTGACCCCGAAAGTTCTTTCAGGCAAAGCTCACATTCTGATAACCCGAGCACATTGGAAAGAGACAAACACGCTCATTCTGGTAGCAATGGTCAATGCCATCACCACTCTTCCTATTCAACTGATTCCACGAGTACAAGGAAAGACGAGGACGTGAAAACAGCTGTTCAAGAAAAAAGACAGCCCGAGGGAAATTCTCCATGCTCCTCTGGCAACAACCAGGAGGTTTCGAAATCAGCCCCCAAACCTAGAATCCTCCTAGTAGaagataataaaatcaatgtgaTGGTAACGCAATCAATGATGAAGCAGTTGGGGCATCAGATTGACATTGTGAATAATGGAATAGAAGCTGTGCGGGCAGTTCAACGCAGCAGTTATGATCTTATTCTAATG GATGTATGCATGCCTGTAATGGACGGACTTCAAGCCACAAGACTTATCCGATCATTTGAAGAAACGGGTAATTGGGATGCCGCCAGGACTGCTGGAGTCGAGGAGGTGCCTTCTTCAAGCTTGTCACTAAAACGTTCAGATTCCAAATCATCAAATGGAAGAATTCCAATCATTGCA ATGACGGCCAATGCATTGTCAGAAAGCGCAGACGAGTGCTTTGCAAACGGCATGGACTCCTTCGTATCAAAGCCGGTCACGTTTCAGAAGTTGAAAGAATGCCTCCAGCAGTATTTGCCACAGCGCCATCGCCTGTAA